Proteins encoded together in one Lathyrus oleraceus cultivar Zhongwan6 chromosome 5, CAAS_Psat_ZW6_1.0, whole genome shotgun sequence window:
- the LOC127087162 gene encoding dof zinc finger protein DOF3.6 → MVFSSIPSYLDPLNWQQQPNQHQLLPPLSSSQSQGAGSIIRPGSIPNQAQTQTQTQIGQTQEIQAGQTQTQTQVAKLPQQETALKCPRCESTNTKFCYYNNYNLSQPRHFCKTCRRYWTRGGALRNVPVGGGCRRSKKTKKSNTTTSTTTPSKSSISNSNEKDYSTSAIHSTSTPFGEFLNPSNKTYMNMASLQNLSRYGVGTVGNMGFQIGDYSGGGEGGGGLDQWRFQQFPFMNNGFESTTSNVSFPFQSEILEPQASSRANTQIPASVKSEHNGGLSFLRSPLSVSENNNNHYNSWTDFSGLASSSASRLL, encoded by the exons ATGGTTTTCTCTTCTATTCCATCTTATTTAGATCCTCTCAATTGGCAGCAA CAACCAAATCAACATCAGTTGCTTCCACCACTATCCTCATCGCAGTCACAAGGTGCAGGCTCGATAATCAGACCTGGATCGATACCGAATCAAGCTCAAACTCAAACTCAGACTCAGATAGGTCAGACTCAGGAAATTCAAGCAGGCCAGACTCAGACTCAGACTCAGGTAGCTAAGCTACCACAACAAGAGACAGCTTTGAAGTGTCCTCGTTGCGAATCAACCAACACGAAATTTTGTTACTACAACAACTATAACTTATCTCAACCAAGACACTTCTGTAAGACGTGCAGGCGTTATTGGACGAGAGGGGGTGCATTGAGAAATGTTCCTGTTGGTGGAGGGTGTCGTagaagcaaaaagaccaaaaagaGTAACACCACTACTAGTACTACTACTCCTTCCAAATCTTCAATATCTAATAGTAATGAAAAAGATTATTCAACAAGTGCAATCCATTCAACTTCAACACCTTTCGGAGAGTTCTTGAATCCAAGTAACAAAACCTACATGAACATGGCATCTCTTCAGAATCTGAGTCGCTATGGTGTTGGAACAGTTGGTAATATGGGATTTCAAATCGGAGATTATAGTGGAGGTGGAGAAGGTGGTGGAGGTTTGGATCAATGGCGGTTTCAGCAATTTCCTTTCATGAATAATGGTTTTGAATCAACTACTTCAAATGTTTCTTTCCCATTTCAAAGTGAAATTCTTGAACCACAAGCTTCTTCTAGGGCTAATACTCAGATACCTGCATCGGTTAAATCGGAACACAACGGAGGTTTGAGTTTCTTAAGATCTCCTCTGAGTGTCTCAGAGAATAACAACAACCATTACAATTCATGGACTGATTTTTCTGGTCTCGCGTCTTCTTCCGCTAGTCGTCTCTTGTAA